The following proteins come from a genomic window of Finegoldia magna ATCC 29328:
- a CDS encoding DUF979 domain-containing protein, producing the protein MLDFFVDNKIALDEIAYILCGIICIMTGIRARLNKEAKIGTMIFWILLGILFAGGGFLVRHVESGGIIVGVILLLLGVLSIANQIKPGEFKELTEEEREKNAEKVGGKIFIPALVMGISAMLLSQLKSFKIPLKNSDAVFSLSAAQVLTISSLLALIIAIIIAKPKAKETAEDTTKMLMQVGSSSLLPQLLGGLGVIFASAGVGKLIGSLASGIVGDAGVFAAAVAYIVGMVIFTMIMGNAFAAFTVITLGIGVPLLMAKGANPAIVASLGMTAGYCGTLMTPMAANFNIVPAAILEMKDKNGVIKAQLPVALALIVVHVVLLMILAF; encoded by the coding sequence ATGCTTGATTTTTTTGTAGATAATAAAATAGCTCTTGATGAGATAGCATACATCTTATGTGGAATTATCTGCATAATGACAGGTATCCGTGCAAGACTCAACAAAGAAGCAAAGATTGGTACAATGATTTTCTGGATATTATTGGGAATATTATTTGCCGGTGGAGGATTCTTGGTTAGACATGTAGAATCTGGTGGAATAATCGTAGGTGTTATACTTTTATTATTGGGAGTTTTATCAATTGCAAACCAAATCAAACCGGGAGAATTTAAGGAACTAACAGAAGAAGAAAGAGAGAAAAATGCTGAAAAAGTTGGAGGCAAGATTTTTATTCCGGCTTTAGTAATGGGAATTAGTGCGATGCTTCTATCGCAATTGAAATCATTTAAGATTCCATTGAAAAATTCTGATGCAGTATTCTCATTGTCAGCTGCACAAGTTCTTACTATTTCATCATTATTGGCTTTGATTATTGCGATTATTATTGCAAAACCAAAAGCAAAAGAAACTGCTGAAGACACTACTAAAATGTTGATGCAAGTTGGATCTTCATCATTACTACCACAATTATTAGGTGGTTTGGGGGTTATATTTGCATCTGCAGGAGTAGGCAAGCTAATAGGTAGCTTGGCTTCTGGTATAGTAGGAGATGCGGGAGTATTTGCAGCTGCTGTTGCATATATTGTTGGAATGGTTATATTTACGATGATAATGGGTAATGCATTTGCTGCATTTACTGTTATTACTCTAGGAATTGGTGTTCCTTTATTGATGGCAAAAGGTGCAAATCCTGCTATTGTAGCATCACTTGGTATGACTGCTGGATATTGTGGTACTTTGATGACACCAATGGCAGCAAACTTTAACATAGTTCCAGCTGCAATCTTAGAGATGAAAGATAAAAACGGAGTTATTAAAGCGCAACTTCCAGTTGCTTTAGCTCTAATAGTTGTTCATGTTGTATTATTAATGATATTAGCATTTTAG
- a CDS encoding rod shape-determining protein, which translates to MKLFKFQQEGLGIDLGTSNSIISDENGKIIINEPSVVAIDINNYDIVAVGTEAKSMIGKTPDNIVAISPIENGVIADFESTVSMLSYFIKKARPNFSVFQPEVCVSVSASLTDVERRSVEDLALNAGARSVKLVEENIASLKGLGVDVDEPTGHIILNIGAGTIEASVISLGGIVTSYCIKSGGEDIDQEIKQILKKKFGVNIGISTAEAIKFKIATLNSDRENNTMIVGGTDVISTMPKSVEIRAKDITPAIVPIADMCIEALRKVLEKTPPDIANDIIAEGIYIVGGVSLVDYIHEYITNVLGIKVLKVDSPMDCTGIGIGKFLKKGDK; encoded by the coding sequence ATGAAATTATTTAAATTTCAACAAGAGGGTTTGGGAATTGATTTGGGAACTTCTAATTCCATTATTTCCGATGAAAATGGGAAAATAATAATCAACGAACCTAGCGTTGTTGCTATAGATATAAATAATTATGATATTGTCGCTGTGGGAACTGAAGCGAAAAGTATGATTGGCAAAACTCCAGACAATATCGTGGCGATAAGTCCGATTGAAAACGGCGTTATAGCTGATTTTGAATCGACTGTTAGCATGCTTTCGTATTTTATTAAAAAAGCGAGACCAAATTTTTCGGTTTTCCAACCGGAAGTCTGCGTATCGGTGTCTGCATCTTTGACAGATGTTGAGAGAAGAAGTGTGGAAGATTTGGCGTTAAATGCTGGAGCGAGAAGTGTGAAATTAGTTGAAGAAAATATCGCTTCTCTTAAAGGATTGGGAGTTGATGTTGATGAACCAACGGGACATATTATTTTAAATATTGGCGCCGGTACAATAGAAGCTTCTGTGATTAGTTTGGGTGGAATTGTTACAAGTTACTGCATAAAAAGCGGTGGGGAAGATATTGACCAAGAAATAAAACAAATTTTGAAGAAAAAATTTGGAGTGAATATTGGAATTTCAACGGCAGAAGCTATTAAGTTTAAGATTGCGACATTGAATTCTGACAGGGAAAACAACACTATGATTGTCGGGGGAACTGATGTGATATCCACGATGCCAAAATCTGTTGAGATTAGAGCGAAGGATATTACGCCTGCAATTGTGCCGATAGCAGACATGTGCATTGAAGCATTGAGAAAAGTGTTGGAGAAAACTCCGCCAGATATTGCAAACGACATTATTGCAGAAGGAATCTACATTGTAGGTGGAGTGAGCCTTGTCGACTACATTCACGAATATATTACAAATGTTTTGGGAATTAAAGTGTTGAAAGTGGATAGTCCGATGGATTGCACGGGAATTGGTATTGGCAAATTCTTAAAGAAGGGAGACAAATAA
- a CDS encoding NusG domain II-containing protein, with amino-acid sequence MTKYDKILIGFLLCFSAVLFVILNYNNVNSQDKYVSIQVNGKEIKQITLPIDHYDYKIDNKYGHNIVHIHGYSVSITESDCPDKLCMLKGKIDKPGDVIVCLPNKLVVEIKANKQNKDDIDVVNY; translated from the coding sequence ATGACTAAATACGATAAAATTTTGATTGGATTTTTGTTGTGTTTTTCAGCTGTATTGTTTGTGATTTTAAATTATAATAACGTAAACTCACAAGACAAATACGTTTCAATTCAAGTGAATGGAAAAGAAATCAAACAAATTACACTTCCAATCGATCATTATGATTATAAAATTGATAATAAATACGGTCACAATATTGTTCATATTCATGGATACAGCGTTTCAATTACTGAATCCGATTGTCCGGACAAGTTGTGCATGCTAAAAGGAAAGATAGATAAACCAGGGGATGTTATTGTTTGTTTGCCGAACAAATTAGTTGTAGAAATTAAGGCTAACAAGCAAAACAAAGATGATATTGATGTGGTGAATTATTGA
- a CDS encoding RnfABCDGE type electron transport complex subunit B, with protein MTILTPFIILGALGILFALLLGFASKKFEVQVDRRVLKVREMLPGANCGACGFPGCDGLADAIVNKGAPCNSCPVGGKETAEKLAAFMGADAVDSAKQVACVMCQGTPEYATEKFKYKGIMDCRVNHNLQGGSKTCPDGCLGCGTCVDVCDFDAIHIVNGIALVDKEKCTSCKKCIEICPRNIIKLVDYDQDVYVRCNSHDKGKDVRQYCKVGCIACGICAKMCPDGFSVEDNLAHFNNAEGLDPEQVQKAVDKCPTKAIYPGLKIKEEQAKAKAQEAAVKEA; from the coding sequence ATGACAATTTTAACTCCATTTATAATCTTGGGAGCACTAGGAATTTTATTTGCATTGCTTTTGGGTTTTGCATCTAAAAAATTCGAAGTTCAAGTTGATAGAAGAGTACTTAAAGTAAGAGAAATGTTACCTGGCGCAAACTGTGGTGCCTGTGGATTTCCAGGTTGCGATGGACTTGCAGATGCCATCGTAAACAAAGGAGCACCTTGTAATTCTTGTCCAGTTGGTGGAAAAGAAACTGCCGAAAAACTAGCAGCATTCATGGGAGCTGACGCAGTGGATTCTGCAAAGCAAGTTGCATGTGTAATGTGCCAAGGAACTCCAGAATACGCTACTGAAAAATTCAAATACAAAGGTATTATGGATTGTAGAGTTAACCACAATCTTCAAGGTGGAAGCAAAACTTGTCCAGACGGATGTTTGGGTTGCGGAACTTGTGTAGATGTGTGTGACTTCGATGCGATTCACATTGTAAATGGCATTGCATTAGTAGACAAAGAAAAATGTACATCTTGTAAAAAATGTATTGAAATTTGTCCAAGAAATATTATTAAACTTGTTGACTATGATCAAGACGTTTATGTAAGATGTAACAGTCACGATAAAGGTAAAGATGTAAGACAATACTGTAAAGTTGGATGTATTGCTTGTGGAATTTGCGCTAAGATGTGTCCAGATGGATTCAGCGTTGAAGATAACTTAGCTCACTTCAACAATGCTGAAGGATTAGATCCAGAACAAGTTCAAAAAGCAGTAGACAAATGTCCTACAAAAGCTATTTATCCAGGACTAAAAATAAAAGAAGAACAAGCTAAAGCAAAAGCTCAAGAAGCTGCTGTTAAAGAAGCTTAA
- a CDS encoding DUF969 domain-containing protein — translation MGEYLVFIGILIIVVGFALKLDVLGIVLLAGLVTGLAGGLGLAGTLKIMGEGFVNNRLMSLFLISFPVIAIMERYGLKEKARDFISKFKMASAASVLWIYLFIRWIAAAFSLRLGGHVQFIRPLILPMAEGAARKKVDLTEVRLDELKGLAAAVENYGNFYGQNIFPLASGVLLMQTTLKDAGFPLDTAEIAKWSIFAGVSMLIIALIQCAVFEMKLRKDMKNA, via the coding sequence ATGGGAGAATATTTAGTTTTCATAGGAATATTAATTATTGTCGTTGGATTCGCACTAAAACTAGATGTTTTGGGAATAGTTCTCTTGGCAGGTCTTGTTACAGGTCTTGCAGGAGGTCTCGGATTAGCAGGCACTTTGAAAATTATGGGAGAGGGATTTGTCAACAATAGACTGATGAGTTTGTTCTTGATTTCATTCCCTGTTATCGCGATTATGGAACGATACGGACTAAAGGAAAAGGCTAGAGATTTTATATCGAAATTTAAAATGGCTAGTGCAGCGTCTGTTTTATGGATTTATTTATTCATTAGATGGATAGCAGCTGCTTTTTCTTTAAGACTTGGTGGACACGTTCAATTTATACGTCCATTGATTTTACCAATGGCAGAAGGTGCTGCAAGAAAGAAAGTTGATTTGACAGAAGTTAGACTTGATGAATTAAAAGGTCTTGCTGCTGCTGTAGAAAACTATGGTAACTTCTACGGACAAAATATATTTCCATTGGCATCTGGTGTACTTTTAATGCAAACTACTTTAAAAGATGCAGGATTCCCATTGGACACGGCAGAAATAGCTAAATGGTCTATATTTGCAGGTGTTAGTATGTTGATTATTGCACTTATACAATGTGCTGTTTTTGAAATGAAACTTAGAAAGGATATGAAAAATGCTTGA
- the rsxE gene encoding electron transport complex subunit RsxE, which translates to MEKGKAAKVFKSSILKNNPVLIQLVGLCSVLGVSTSVENAIGMTAAFAFVLICSNIVISLLRNFIPDKVRIPAYIVVIATFVTLVSMMLQAFVPALYSSLGAFVPLIVVNCIILARAESFASKNGVFLSLLDGISNALGYGIVIVLVAFIRELLGSGKILGKLVIGDIPPIGIMSAAPGAFIVLGILLATYNSFLSRQERKKNNMRGED; encoded by the coding sequence ATGGAAAAAGGTAAAGCGGCTAAAGTTTTCAAAAGCAGCATTCTTAAGAACAACCCAGTTTTAATCCAATTGGTAGGTTTGTGTTCTGTACTGGGTGTATCAACATCTGTAGAAAATGCAATTGGTATGACTGCGGCGTTCGCGTTTGTTTTGATTTGTTCAAACATAGTAATATCATTACTTAGAAATTTTATTCCGGATAAAGTAAGAATTCCGGCATATATCGTTGTAATCGCAACATTCGTAACATTAGTTTCAATGATGCTTCAAGCATTTGTTCCAGCATTATACAGTTCGTTAGGAGCATTCGTTCCTCTAATCGTTGTAAACTGTATAATCTTAGCGAGAGCCGAATCTTTTGCATCTAAAAATGGTGTATTCTTATCATTGTTAGATGGTATCTCAAATGCATTGGGATATGGTATTGTAATCGTATTGGTTGCATTCATCAGAGAGTTATTAGGCTCAGGAAAAATCTTAGGAAAACTTGTAATAGGAGATATTCCTCCAATTGGTATTATGTCAGCAGCTCCAGGAGCATTCATAGTACTTGGAATATTGTTAGCTACTTACAATTCTTTCTTATCAAGACAAGAAAGAAAGAAGAACAATATGAGAGGTGAAGACTAA
- the pcp gene encoding pyroglutamyl-peptidase I, producing the protein MKILVSGFDPFGGEKINPAIESVKLLPDSIKGNEIIKIEIPTVIGKSVDKLKEKIKEVKPDVVISVGQAGGREDITVERVAINVDDCRIKDNEGNQPIDEKIAEDGPDAYLLTLPIKAMVENIKSANIPASVSNTAGTFICNHVAYGMAHVRATEYPNMRTGFIHIPFLPEQVLNKPHTASMNLDTIAKALEKAIEAVIDNDEDIKVTGGKTH; encoded by the coding sequence ATGAAAATTTTAGTTTCAGGTTTTGATCCATTTGGTGGTGAAAAAATCAACCCTGCTATTGAATCAGTTAAGCTATTGCCAGATTCAATTAAAGGAAATGAAATAATCAAAATAGAAATTCCTACAGTTATTGGAAAAAGTGTAGATAAATTAAAAGAAAAGATAAAAGAAGTTAAACCAGATGTTGTAATATCAGTGGGACAAGCTGGTGGACGTGAAGACATCACTGTAGAAAGAGTTGCAATCAATGTTGACGATTGTAGAATTAAGGATAACGAAGGAAACCAACCAATCGACGAAAAAATTGCCGAAGATGGTCCTGATGCGTACTTGTTGACTCTACCAATCAAAGCAATGGTTGAAAACATAAAATCAGCAAACATTCCAGCATCTGTGTCAAACACTGCAGGAACATTCATATGTAACCATGTTGCATACGGAATGGCTCATGTAAGAGCTACTGAATATCCTAATATGAGAACTGGATTTATTCACATTCCATTCTTACCAGAACAAGTTTTGAATAAACCACACACTGCTTCAATGAATTTGGATACAATTGCAAAAGCATTGGAAAAAGCAATTGAAGCTGTAATAGACAATGATGAAGATATCAAAGTTACAGGTGGAAAAACTCATTAA
- a CDS encoding Gx transporter family protein, which yields MKRLHIPILTAVALVVSLIESMIPLPIVMPGAKLGLSNIVILTCLIVFGFRDSLVIGILKSFLLMLITGAVISFFYSLAGAVSSLVVMYLVNKYLRKYFSLIGVSLFGAFIHNLSQVLVCAVMLNNLRILVYLPILVFLSIFTGVFVGLTSNYLTNALSKQKNYLFNNRR from the coding sequence ATGAAAAGATTACATATTCCTATTTTAACGGCAGTTGCATTGGTAGTAAGTTTGATTGAGTCAATGATTCCACTTCCAATCGTAATGCCTGGAGCAAAACTTGGGCTCAGCAACATTGTAATATTGACATGTTTAATTGTTTTTGGATTTAGAGATTCTCTTGTAATAGGAATCTTAAAATCATTTTTACTAATGCTAATCACAGGGGCGGTTATAAGCTTTTTCTATTCATTGGCAGGAGCTGTAAGTTCACTTGTTGTGATGTATTTGGTCAACAAATATTTGAGAAAATATTTTTCGTTGATTGGTGTTAGCTTGTTTGGAGCTTTTATCCACAACTTATCGCAAGTTTTGGTGTGTGCAGTTATGCTGAACAATCTTAGAATTTTGGTTTATTTGCCAATTTTGGTGTTTTTGAGTATATTTACAGGTGTATTTGTTGGACTTACTTCAAATTACCTAACAAATGCACTTTCTAAGCAAAAAAATTATTTGTTTAATAATAGGAGATAA
- the mreD gene encoding rod shape-determining protein MreD — protein sequence MNKLKIFLIVLLDIIIQATLLSRISVFNVYTNISIPIVVLLSIGFGAYTGSLNGMIIGLIEDAIFSPVIGVRALIYFTSGFLIGNSEAGINKEDPRSGMILTFFVTLYYTLVHYFVLYITGNGFNKAYLKGPILIEMILNVLLYYVLFRLFKKIFKFPKFKFI from the coding sequence ATGAACAAATTAAAAATATTTTTGATAGTTTTGTTGGACATCATAATCCAAGCGACACTTCTTTCCAGAATTTCAGTATTCAACGTGTACACAAATATTTCCATACCTATAGTTGTGTTGTTGTCCATTGGATTTGGTGCGTATACAGGCTCGTTAAACGGTATGATAATCGGACTAATTGAAGATGCGATATTCAGTCCAGTTATTGGGGTAAGAGCGTTGATTTATTTTACATCAGGATTTTTGATTGGAAATAGCGAAGCTGGAATTAACAAAGAAGATCCAAGAAGTGGTATGATACTAACATTTTTTGTGACTTTGTATTACACTCTTGTTCATTATTTCGTACTCTACATTACAGGAAATGGATTCAATAAAGCTTATTTAAAAGGACCAATTTTAATCGAAATGATTTTAAATGTTCTATTGTATTATGTTTTGTTCAGATTGTTCAAAAAGATATTTAAATTTCCAAAGTTTAAGTTTATTTGA
- a CDS encoding FMN-binding protein — MRSSINLAIRLFIITAISALVLAFANQVTEPIIEAKRLENYKKSLKVAFPEAESFKPLDEAKIKDLKAKDENLDDVQEAIKGGKPVGHVYKAIGAGGYSGNVVFVFGVNNENKIVGYSILESQETPGIGSRIGDPEFVNSVIGKSMEKEISAVKKPQADNEIQALSGATYSTTAAKNALNVAQKANAGLK; from the coding sequence ATGAGAAGTTCAATAAATTTAGCTATTAGATTGTTCATAATAACAGCAATAAGTGCGTTAGTGCTTGCATTTGCAAACCAAGTTACAGAACCGATTATCGAAGCTAAGAGATTAGAAAATTATAAAAAATCTTTGAAAGTAGCTTTTCCTGAAGCGGAATCTTTTAAACCACTTGATGAAGCAAAAATCAAAGATTTGAAAGCAAAAGACGAAAATTTAGATGACGTACAAGAAGCTATCAAAGGTGGAAAACCTGTAGGTCATGTATACAAAGCAATTGGAGCTGGTGGATATTCAGGAAATGTTGTTTTCGTATTTGGTGTAAACAATGAAAATAAAATCGTTGGATATTCAATTCTTGAATCACAAGAAACTCCAGGAATTGGAAGTAGAATTGGAGATCCAGAATTCGTAAATTCAGTTATTGGAAAATCTATGGAAAAAGAAATATCAGCTGTGAAAAAACCACAAGCTGACAACGAAATTCAAGCTCTAAGTGGTGCAACTTATTCCACTACAGCAGCCAAAAACGCATTGAACGTAGCTCAAAAAGCCAATGCGGGATTAAAATAG
- a CDS encoding RnfABCDGE type electron transport complex subunit D: MENKEIIQKEYDLSHLIVEAAPHQRSAVSIQRIMLDVIIALIPALIVSVYEFGMRSLVLVLSAVIACVLSEYCYQKIMKQPSTISDLSAVVTGMLLAYNVPVTLPIPMIVIGSVFSIIIVKQLFGGIGSNFMNPALAGRAFLMASWAQAMSNYTAPLTQKAVDAESYATVLSGGQPVGFMNAIIGHMGGTIGEVSAIALLIGVAYLLYRRVINLRIPLVYIATTFVTLLICGVGIQDAFMNIFIGGLILGAFYMATDYSTSPVTPKGQIIFAIGCGFFTAIIRQFGNLPEGVSYAIIFMNCAVPFIDQYTVPTPIGRGGKQGI; this comes from the coding sequence ATGGAAAATAAAGAAATTATACAAAAAGAATACGACTTATCTCATTTAATCGTAGAAGCTGCTCCTCATCAAAGAAGTGCAGTATCTATTCAAAGAATTATGCTTGATGTTATCATCGCTTTAATTCCTGCTTTGATAGTGAGTGTTTACGAATTCGGAATGAGAAGTTTAGTTTTGGTATTATCAGCAGTTATAGCTTGTGTATTATCAGAATATTGTTATCAAAAAATAATGAAACAACCTTCTACAATTAGCGATTTATCAGCTGTTGTAACAGGTATGCTTTTGGCTTACAACGTTCCAGTTACTTTGCCAATTCCAATGATTGTTATAGGATCGGTATTTTCAATCATAATTGTAAAACAATTATTTGGAGGAATTGGTTCAAACTTCATGAACCCTGCATTAGCAGGACGTGCTTTCTTGATGGCAAGTTGGGCACAAGCAATGAGTAACTACACTGCTCCACTAACACAAAAAGCAGTGGACGCTGAAAGTTATGCGACAGTTTTATCAGGCGGTCAACCAGTTGGTTTTATGAATGCCATCATAGGACACATGGGTGGTACAATCGGGGAAGTAAGTGCAATAGCATTACTTATCGGTGTAGCTTATCTATTATACAGAAGAGTAATCAATCTTAGAATTCCATTAGTTTACATCGCAACAACATTTGTTACATTACTTATTTGTGGCGTAGGAATTCAAGACGCTTTTATGAACATATTTATTGGTGGTTTAATCTTGGGAGCATTCTACATGGCTACAGATTATTCAACTAGTCCAGTTACTCCAAAAGGACAAATTATATTTGCTATTGGTTGTGGTTTCTTCACAGCGATTATAAGACAATTTGGTAACCTTCCAGAAGGTGTATCTTATGCGATAATCTTCATGAACTGTGCTGTACCATTTATCGATCAATATACAGTTCCAACACCAATTGGTAGAGGAGGTAAACAAGGAATATGA
- the radC gene encoding RadC family protein gives MRVKEMNESLRPREKMKINGISSMSDEELMQIILKTGIKEEGVEILSKRVIDYINENDYKDLCVEELMKIKGIGMAKATSILAGIEIGRRLSLRKAMDSFSLNDPDSVAEIFCNEIGSCDVENFYALLLDTKNRIISKELISKGTINQSIVHPREVFKSAIKKGANSIILVHNHPSGSLIPSNADIEVTKRLDKVGDLVGIQVLDHIIVSSNDSLSMRKGMYF, from the coding sequence ATGAGAGTTAAGGAAATGAATGAGTCCCTAAGACCCAGAGAAAAAATGAAAATCAATGGTATTTCTTCAATGAGCGATGAAGAATTGATGCAAATCATCTTGAAGACTGGAATCAAAGAAGAAGGAGTAGAAATTCTCTCGAAGAGAGTCATTGATTACATTAACGAAAATGATTACAAGGATTTATGCGTTGAGGAATTAATGAAGATAAAGGGAATTGGGATGGCAAAGGCTACATCAATCTTAGCTGGAATTGAAATAGGAAGAAGACTTTCTTTGAGAAAAGCGATGGATAGTTTCAGTCTGAATGATCCAGATAGCGTTGCAGAGATTTTTTGTAATGAGATTGGAAGTTGCGATGTGGAAAACTTCTATGCACTACTTCTCGATACGAAAAACAGAATTATTTCCAAAGAACTTATTAGCAAGGGTACTATAAATCAATCTATCGTTCATCCTAGAGAAGTTTTTAAATCTGCTATTAAAAAGGGAGCGAATTCGATTATTTTAGTACACAATCATCCGTCAGGCTCACTTATTCCATCAAATGCGGATATTGAAGTTACAAAAAGATTGGATAAGGTAGGAGATTTGGTAGGAATACAAGTGTTAGATCATATTATCGTTAGTTCAAACGATAGTTTGAGTATGAGGAAAGGAATGTATTTTTAA
- a CDS encoding electron transport complex protein RnfA: MLANVFKIIVLYLLVNNYVFGQFLGLCPLIGVSSKTETAIGMGMAVFFVITIASVVTYVLQIQILERFHIEYLQTIVFILVIATLVQFVEMALKKMSPNLYSALGVFLPLITTNCIVLGVALANVKEKYNLIETLASAIGASLGFILAITLLAAIRERIAMNKNIPESFKGVPIAFITIGLMAMTFFGFGGLV, from the coding sequence ATGTTAGCAAATGTTTTTAAAATAATAGTTCTTTACTTATTAGTAAACAACTACGTATTTGGTCAATTCTTAGGACTTTGCCCATTGATAGGTGTATCTTCAAAAACAGAAACAGCTATTGGTATGGGTATGGCAGTATTCTTCGTTATCACAATAGCATCTGTCGTTACTTACGTTCTACAAATTCAAATACTAGAAAGATTTCACATTGAATACTTACAAACGATAGTGTTCATATTGGTTATTGCGACATTGGTACAATTCGTAGAAATGGCATTAAAGAAAATGAGTCCAAACTTGTACTCCGCACTTGGTGTGTTCTTGCCTCTTATAACTACAAACTGTATAGTATTGGGTGTTGCATTAGCAAACGTAAAAGAAAAATACAACTTAATTGAAACATTAGCAAGTGCTATCGGTGCTTCACTAGGTTTCATTTTAGCGATAACTTTATTAGCTGCAATCAGAGAAAGAATCGCAATGAACAAAAATATTCCTGAAAGTTTTAAAGGTGTACCAATCGCATTTATTACTATTGGATTAATGGCGATGACATTCTTCGGATTCGGCGGATTGGTATAG
- the mreC gene encoding rod shape-determining protein MreC, whose product MAKFGYNKKLRKQVFFFVVTLFLVLTITISNHNKSYMSIGENAIGTVITPVNKVFYVIGSKFKESVHYVFGTKKMREDNKRLTVENAKLRKNVDNLNKVISDKRYLQEEYELLSKDRTIKTKAFITGKDPGNIFTRFSIDKGSMDKIKKGDIVIEAVSSNDGIEKGLVGVVTEVGLNHSKVDTIMNSGNNVGFRLAKSEDVGILNEKEKDILKGYMYDSNADVKVGDVLTTSGLGGVYPRDIKIGEVTEVIKTKDNFTKIVKCKSQINFNNMYRVLIVDGQGVN is encoded by the coding sequence TTGGCTAAGTTTGGATATAATAAAAAGCTTAGAAAACAAGTTTTTTTCTTCGTAGTGACTTTGTTTCTCGTATTGACGATTACGATATCAAACCACAACAAAAGCTACATGTCTATCGGAGAAAATGCGATAGGAACAGTGATTACTCCTGTTAACAAAGTTTTTTATGTGATTGGGTCCAAATTCAAAGAATCAGTTCATTATGTTTTTGGAACTAAAAAAATGCGTGAAGATAATAAAAGATTAACTGTTGAAAACGCAAAACTACGAAAAAACGTAGATAATTTGAACAAAGTTATAAGCGATAAGAGATATTTGCAAGAAGAATACGAACTTTTGAGTAAGGATAGAACTATAAAAACAAAAGCTTTCATAACAGGAAAAGATCCCGGAAATATTTTTACTAGATTTAGTATAGATAAAGGTTCGATGGATAAAATCAAAAAAGGTGACATCGTGATTGAGGCTGTTTCTTCAAATGATGGAATCGAGAAAGGTTTGGTTGGAGTTGTAACGGAAGTTGGACTTAACCATAGCAAAGTGGATACTATTATGAACAGCGGAAACAACGTTGGATTTAGGCTTGCAAAAAGCGAAGATGTTGGGATTTTGAACGAAAAAGAAAAAGATATTCTCAAAGGTTACATGTACGATTCTAATGCCGATGTAAAAGTTGGAGATGTTTTGACAACATCGGGACTTGGAGGGGTATATCCTAGAGATATCAAAATCGGAGAAGTAACAGAAGTTATCAAAACAAAGGATAATTTCACCAAAATTGTCAAATGCAAATCCCAAATCAACTTCAACAATATGTACCGCGTTCTTATAGTTGATGGACAAGGAGTGAATTAG